In Anseongella ginsenosidimutans, one genomic interval encodes:
- a CDS encoding SusC/RagA family TonB-linked outer membrane protein: MSRKLYYYGMLLVLACCASAPAFSQILAAASTVPPGEPRDQRYGIKTLEKALAELQERYKVSFFYKTELIEGLRVDGNAVSGTGGFEKDLNELLRQHGLVYKTAGDNLYVIIPGKKEEKISAVKFRKIISDIGGSKGISGTNPDFSSGRLQAADYYQQNSVTGTVTSASDSTALPGVSVLVKGTQNGASTDMNGRYQLQNVPEDAILVFTFLGFQTLEQAVNGRSELNVALETDAESLEQVVVTGFGLSQKKESLTSAISTIGAEDISRSLSSTTSGALVGKIPGLNSRQTDGRPGASTALQIRNMGDPLYVIDGVQKDAGQFNNLNPADIASISVLKDASASIYGVRAANGVIVVTTKKGRRNSKNTVSITANYGLQDLSAFPKPADALTYIRSFIQSETVQGASNYTYSKEDLEKWRQGTEKGYVPFDWYDYIWETAPQYNVNASASGGSENINYYFSVGHLDQEANIVNYGGFTRTNVQMNVEANISERFKVGAGLNGRVEKRVNPGVPGGDDLWLPRFATYRNLPTVRPFANDNPDYPTLTSTDPGTNFAWLNYELSGKLEDTWRVGQLNFNAEYEIMDGLTAKGLVSYYYANRKMDNHEYTYKLYGYDEDTDTYPVIFENNNPWRERDMRHVEELTSNLQLAYTKNIADHNLTVIGGMETIKRDEPRTWVHSIPAANALDLIHFETLDTYDDFGDRTQARLGFVGRINYDYANKYLVELSARYDGSWKFPPGDRWGFFPSASAGWRISEESFWKDGSISNVFNDLKLRASYGLLGDDDLGEIDGDPIYSPFDYLGGYDYNVSGAVIDGEYVVGTVPRGLPVNTLSWIKARIFDVGIDASFLNSRLTVTVDYFQRKRTGLPAARYDILIPSEVGFGLPNENLNSDAHKGYDASVIWNDKAGDLTYSIGGNVTYSRFYDWEQYKPRFSNSWDEYRNSLVQRYGYLNWGLEADGQFSSWEEIASWEIDNDRQGNKTLRPGDIKYVDQNGDGVINGMDERPIGYRQNETPALNFGLNFGFGWKGFDLSFDLTGGGMFTFYQEWEQRNPFHDGGNNPQYYMENAWRLSDIWDPNSELIPGDYPMLLIGNSSHSNYWNSTFWKTNVRYIKLRNLELGYSLPQKLLTPLSLSNVRFYLAGQNLFTISNLEGVDPEGDATNGLGYPTIRIMNFGLNVQF; this comes from the coding sequence ATGAGTCGAAAATTGTATTATTACGGAATGTTGCTAGTACTGGCATGTTGCGCTTCTGCGCCTGCATTCAGCCAGATTTTAGCAGCGGCTTCCACCGTCCCGCCCGGGGAGCCCAGGGATCAGAGATACGGGATCAAAACCCTTGAAAAGGCGCTCGCCGAACTCCAGGAGCGGTACAAGGTGAGTTTCTTTTATAAAACGGAGCTGATAGAAGGCCTTCGTGTTGACGGAAATGCTGTTTCCGGCACGGGCGGCTTTGAAAAGGACCTGAACGAGCTGTTAAGACAGCACGGCTTGGTGTATAAAACGGCCGGAGATAACCTGTATGTGATCATTCCAGGCAAAAAGGAAGAAAAAATCAGCGCGGTTAAGTTCCGGAAGATCATCAGCGATATTGGCGGTTCAAAGGGGATTTCCGGAACAAATCCTGATTTTAGCTCCGGCCGCTTGCAAGCCGCTGACTATTATCAGCAGAACAGTGTTACCGGAACGGTTACTTCGGCAAGCGACAGTACCGCCCTGCCCGGGGTAAGCGTGTTGGTAAAAGGTACTCAGAACGGCGCTTCCACAGATATGAATGGCCGTTATCAGCTACAGAATGTTCCCGAAGACGCGATACTGGTGTTCACATTTCTTGGGTTTCAAACCCTGGAACAAGCGGTAAACGGACGCAGCGAACTGAACGTCGCCCTTGAAACGGATGCCGAATCCCTGGAACAGGTCGTTGTTACCGGCTTCGGTTTATCGCAGAAAAAGGAATCCCTCACCAGTGCCATATCAACCATTGGCGCGGAGGATATCAGTCGTTCATTATCCTCAACCACTTCAGGCGCCCTGGTTGGAAAGATTCCCGGATTGAATTCGCGGCAAACCGATGGCCGTCCGGGTGCGAGTACGGCGCTTCAGATACGGAACATGGGTGATCCTCTCTATGTAATCGACGGGGTGCAGAAGGATGCCGGTCAGTTCAATAACCTGAATCCAGCTGACATCGCCTCTATTTCCGTACTGAAGGATGCTTCCGCATCTATCTACGGGGTCCGCGCTGCAAACGGCGTTATCGTGGTAACTACAAAAAAGGGAAGGCGCAATTCCAAGAACACGGTAAGTATTACGGCCAATTATGGCTTACAGGACTTGTCCGCCTTTCCTAAACCGGCAGATGCGCTCACTTATATACGAAGTTTCATTCAATCGGAAACGGTGCAGGGAGCCAGCAATTATACCTATTCGAAGGAAGACCTCGAAAAGTGGCGGCAGGGCACGGAAAAGGGATATGTTCCTTTTGACTGGTACGATTATATCTGGGAAACTGCACCTCAGTATAATGTAAACGCCAGTGCATCGGGCGGATCGGAAAATATCAATTACTACTTCAGCGTCGGACACCTGGATCAGGAGGCGAATATTGTAAACTATGGCGGGTTCACCAGGACCAATGTGCAGATGAACGTAGAAGCGAACATTTCAGAACGGTTTAAGGTAGGCGCGGGCCTTAACGGCCGTGTTGAAAAGCGGGTAAACCCCGGCGTCCCCGGCGGCGATGACCTTTGGCTGCCCCGTTTTGCAACATACCGGAACCTGCCCACCGTCCGGCCATTTGCCAATGACAACCCTGATTATCCCACCCTGACCTCGACCGACCCGGGGACGAATTTTGCCTGGCTGAATTACGAGCTTTCGGGTAAATTGGAGGATACCTGGCGCGTGGGCCAGTTGAATTTCAACGCGGAATACGAGATCATGGATGGTCTGACCGCCAAAGGGTTGGTAAGTTATTACTACGCTAACCGGAAGATGGACAATCATGAATATACCTATAAATTATACGGGTATGATGAAGACACCGATACCTATCCGGTGATCTTTGAAAACAACAATCCCTGGCGGGAACGGGATATGCGGCACGTGGAAGAGCTGACTTCCAATCTGCAGCTGGCTTATACTAAAAATATAGCGGATCATAACCTGACGGTTATCGGCGGAATGGAAACCATAAAACGCGATGAGCCCCGTACCTGGGTGCATTCCATTCCCGCCGCCAACGCGCTTGACCTGATCCACTTTGAAACCCTAGATACCTACGACGACTTTGGAGACAGAACACAGGCCCGGCTGGGATTCGTAGGGCGGATCAATTACGATTATGCCAATAAATACCTGGTGGAGCTTTCCGCGAGGTATGACGGCTCCTGGAAATTTCCTCCCGGTGACCGTTGGGGCTTCTTCCCTTCGGCTTCCGCTGGATGGAGGATTTCCGAAGAAAGTTTCTGGAAAGACGGAAGCATCTCCAATGTCTTTAATGACCTGAAGCTGCGCGCGTCCTATGGCTTGCTGGGTGATGATGATCTTGGAGAAATCGACGGAGATCCTATCTATTCGCCTTTCGACTACCTGGGCGGCTATGATTATAATGTGAGCGGCGCCGTTATTGACGGAGAGTACGTGGTGGGAACCGTTCCCAGAGGCCTGCCGGTAAATACGCTTTCCTGGATAAAGGCCAGGATCTTTGACGTGGGGATAGACGCAAGCTTCCTGAACAGCCGCCTGACGGTTACCGTGGATTACTTCCAGCGTAAACGTACCGGCCTGCCAGCCGCCCGTTATGATATCCTGATTCCTTCCGAGGTGGGATTCGGGCTTCCGAACGAAAACCTGAATTCAGATGCGCACAAAGGCTATGACGCCTCGGTTATCTGGAACGACAAAGCGGGCGACCTGACCTATTCCATTGGCGGAAACGTGACCTACTCCCGTTTTTATGACTGGGAGCAGTATAAACCCCGTTTCAGTAATTCCTGGGATGAGTACCGGAATTCGCTTGTTCAGCGCTACGGCTACCTGAACTGGGGCCTGGAGGCGGACGGGCAATTCAGCAGCTGGGAGGAAATAGCCAGCTGGGAGATCGATAATGACCGGCAGGGGAATAAAACGCTGCGTCCCGGCGACATAAAATACGTGGACCAGAACGGAGACGGAGTGATCAACGGCATGGATGAACGGCCTATCGGCTACCGGCAGAACGAAACTCCGGCGCTGAACTTCGGTTTGAACTTTGGCTTCGGCTGGAAAGGTTTTGACCTGTCTTTTGACCTGACCGGTGGAGGTATGTTCACCTTCTACCAGGAGTGGGAACAGCGCAATCCCTTCCATGACGGCGGAAATAACCCGCAGTACTACATGGAGAACGCCTGGCGGCTTTCCGATATCTGGGACCCTAACAGCGAACTTATTCCGGGTGACTATCCCATGCTGCTGATCGGAAACAGCTCCCACAGCAATTACTGGAACAGTACGTTCTGGAAAACCAATGTGCGTTATATCAAGCTGCGTAACCTGGAACTCGGGTACTCGCTTCCCCAGAAATTGTTAACTCCCTTGTCACTTTCCAACGTCCGGTTCTACCTGGCCGGCCAGAACTTATTCACCATCTCTAACCTGGAGGGAGTTGATCCGGAGGGAGATGCTACCAACGGGCTGGGGTATCCGACCATCAGGATCATGAACTTCGGGCTAAACGTACAATTCTAA
- a CDS encoding FecR family protein — protein MEKENDKEALFRKFIANRCSPEEIEQVLAYLKLHENAKSLIYPLITQEFQQTASSGSRIDPEISEGIRRRIFEQIANGGPSMPLTATIPQARARSTGRFFWGIAAAFAGILLLAGAAYRLLIYKPMVTHATVYGEIATIVLPDSSTVVLNGNSQISFGREWDQGVREVWIEGEAFFSVRHTHDDRKLVVHSSEQLDVEVLGTEFNVYDRPHATRVVLNSGKVKLNIRKDNETPRQVDMRPGELVELDENLKYEKRDVNPELYTSWITGKVVLDNTSFREIALLLEETYGLSVTVPDTALYNERFSGAVPSENVEALLKALALSFNLSIKTNGNNVTFNVK, from the coding sequence GTGGAAAAAGAAAACGACAAGGAAGCGCTTTTCAGAAAGTTCATAGCTAACCGGTGCAGCCCGGAAGAGATTGAACAGGTATTGGCCTATCTGAAATTACATGAAAACGCTAAATCGTTAATTTATCCCCTTATCACCCAGGAATTTCAACAGACAGCCAGCTCAGGAAGCCGGATCGATCCGGAAATATCCGAAGGCATACGCCGGAGAATCTTTGAACAGATAGCGAACGGCGGTCCTTCAATGCCGTTGACGGCAACTATTCCGCAAGCCAGGGCCAGGTCAACAGGACGTTTTTTCTGGGGAATAGCTGCCGCGTTCGCGGGTATCCTGTTGCTGGCGGGAGCCGCTTACCGGTTGTTGATTTATAAACCGATGGTCACCCATGCTACTGTTTACGGCGAGATAGCAACCATCGTTCTTCCCGACAGCTCGACCGTCGTTTTAAACGGGAACTCGCAAATCAGTTTTGGCCGGGAATGGGATCAGGGCGTGAGGGAAGTCTGGATAGAAGGGGAAGCCTTCTTCTCGGTCAGGCATACGCACGATGACCGGAAACTTGTGGTGCATTCTTCGGAGCAGCTGGATGTAGAAGTTCTGGGGACGGAGTTTAATGTATACGACCGCCCGCATGCAACAAGAGTTGTCCTCAATTCGGGAAAGGTAAAGCTGAACATACGAAAAGACAACGAAACGCCCAGGCAGGTGGATATGCGGCCGGGAGAATTGGTGGAGTTAGATGAAAATCTGAAATATGAAAAGCGGGATGTAAACCCTGAGCTATACACTTCCTGGATCACCGGAAAAGTAGTATTGGATAACACAAGTTTCAGGGAAATTGCCCTCCTCCTGGAAGAAACCTATGGTTTATCTGTGACTGTTCCTGATACAGCTTTATACAACGAACGATTTTCCGGGGCCGTTCCCAGTGAAAATGTGGAAGCCTTGCTGAAAGCTTTGGCCCTTTCTTTTAACCTGAGTATTAAGACCAATGGTAATAACGTCACATTCAATGTTAAATAA